The nucleotide sequence TCGGGGATGCCCATCCTCATGGTGGGCTGGGAGCACTGCCGGGGCCCGGCGGCGTTCGACGAAGCCGGGATGGAAGAGGTCCGCCGCATCGGCACGCCCTACGCCCGGTTCGTTCTGGACTGCAACCGCACGGCCATCCGGGTGGCTATGGAGTGGCTGGGGGAGCCGGGACTGACGCTGCCGGATCCGGTAACCATGAGCATCGCCCTGGACCCGGCGGTATGCACTTCACGCGGCCGGCACTTCGTGGAGGTGGAGACCGCCAGCGACCTCACCCGCGGCATGACCGTGGTGGATCGCCACGGGGTGCTGAACCGGGAGCCCAACGTCGAGGTGTGCTGGGCCATCGACGTACCCCGCTGGAAGGAGACGCTGCTCCGCACGCTGCGCTGAGCGGTGGCGGGACGGTCAAGTGGCGGGGGCGGTAGGGACGATCACGCGGCGCGAGCGGCGGGAGGAACGATCACCCCGCGCCCGGCGGCAAGGGGACGGTCACGCAGCCCCGTAGCGCTCCCAGGAGACGATCTGCTCCAGGGGCTTCCGCCCCCTGTGCAGCAACACCCGGTAGACGATACGTTCCACCGGGCTGCGCTTCTTCGCGGGAAGGCCGAAGGCCACCACCACGGCGAGCTTCATGGAGGGAGGTAGCCCCAGGAGTTCCTTGGCCCTGGCCTCATCGTGCATCACGGTGGGACAGGAGCCCACTCCCAGCGCCCAGGCGGCCAGCATCATGTTCTGCGCGCAGCGGCCCGCGTCGAAGCTATCCCGCTCCGCTTCTACGGCCACAGCCACCGCAAACGCCGCGTCGGCCAGGTGGGCCGCGAACCGACCGCAGCGTGCCAGTTGCTTGAGGCCCTGCCTCTCCGTGACCACCACGAAGTGCCACGGTTGCCGGTTGCGGCTGCTCCCGCTCCACCGCCCGGCCTCCAGAATCTGCACGATGGTCTCCCTGGGGACCTTCGCGGCGAGGAAGGACCGTACCTCACGCTTGCTCCGGATGCAGCGGTATGCCTCCACGGCCAGGCCTCTTGAGCCACGCTTCAGGTCCAGTGTACCGTGGTCTGCCGCACCCCGTGCACCCGGGCAACCGCCCCTGAGCGCAGCGGGAGCCCGGCCGCCCTCGGTCGAATCACAGGCGGGGGAGCGGTCCGGTGGCAGAGGCAGACCAGGAACCCGCAGGAGCACAGCGAGAAGTGGCAGAG is from Armatimonadota bacterium and encodes:
- a CDS encoding nucleoside hydrolase translates to MRPAAATRAPLGLLLPRPRRHGWDELPAAEFNIWVDPEAARIVLHSGMPILMVGWEHCRGPAAFDEAGMEEVRRIGTPYARFVLDCNRTAIRVAMEWLGEPGLTLPDPVTMSIALDPAVCTSRGRHFVEVETASDLTRGMTVVDRHGVLNREPNVEVCWAIDVPRWKETLLRTLR
- a CDS encoding nitroreductase family protein, translated to MEAYRCIRSKREVRSFLAAKVPRETIVQILEAGRWSGSSRNRQPWHFVVVTERQGLKQLARCGRFAAHLADAAFAVAVAVEAERDSFDAGRCAQNMMLAAWALGVGSCPTVMHDEARAKELLGLPPSMKLAVVVAFGLPAKKRSPVERIVYRVLLHRGRKPLEQIVSWERYGAA